A genomic region of Venturia canescens isolate UGA chromosome 9, ASM1945775v1, whole genome shotgun sequence contains the following coding sequences:
- the p120ctn gene encoding catenin delta-2 isoform X6 — MSNNQLVDSCLLVNRRIEQRQEHNITRTEITQRRVLQETDSDMPQYTGQSETDYNGSNGQTDTHSLHSSHLSMQEDPLLIRTHKQQTSQQVTTVTKVVREVSHMEPDTGAVSYMSMPLMPQEYQHGDSRYPADPYMVSFDHYDSSLGYSAQPGYPGTHGMYMPQSHSPHSPHSPSDHSRASPPLDEGKLPYGWVWPVGYGPPGTVGPVSLSGEVTAYDEGHPASMTGAIPVEVFEEEVHLQRLHPRHQVPGMGSPLEDDQKSMRWRDPNLSEVIGFLSNPNNVIKANAAAYLQHLCYMDDPNKQKTRSMGGIPPLVALLDHDSPDVYRNACGALRNLSYGRQNDENKRAIKSAGGVPALINLLRKTSDADIKELVTGVLWNLSSCEDLKRSIIDDGVTMVVNNIIIPHSGWDPSSSNGETCWSTVFRNASGVLRNVSSAGEYARKKLRECDGLVDALLYVVRSAIEKSNIGNKIVENCVCILRNLSYRCQEVEDPNYDKHPIQSTVQTRMTAPVKGENLGCFGGSKKKKEGQQTQKETTTSRTTSPRTEPIKGMELLWQPDVVQSYLSLLQTCSNPETLEAAAGALQNLAACYWQPSIEIRAAVRKEKGLPILVELLRMEVDRVVCAVATALRNLAIDQRNKELIGKYAMRDLIQKLPSGNNQHDQGTSDDTIAAVLATLNEVIKKNAEFSRSLLDAGGVERLMNITKQRQKYTPRVLKFAGQVLFTMWQHQELRDVYKKHGWKEQDFVTKTLAARNSGPNSPNNANSYDCSTLNRPMASQGSTRYEDRTIQRTNMNSNNVGRPAIYQSQNEDLAISDAQYQKPGYHGPPPGGVCVFPINPQPRPGEPLYAQVNMEKKKKRQYELGINQSQSPVGQQQSGMGEIGNVIIGSQWPDDNASMREHSIATVNVPTSSTTAGDSWV, encoded by the exons ATGTCAAACAATCAGCTAGTGGATTCTTGCCT GCTGGTGAATCGGAGGATAGAGCAGAGGCAAGAGCACAACATAACACGTACTGAAATAACACAGAG ACGTGTTCTTCAGGAGACAGATTCCGACATGCCCCAGTATAC TGGACAGAGTGAAACGGATTACAATGGCAGCAACGGTCAAACGGACACGCATTCATTGCATTCATCCCACTTATCGATGCAGGAGGATCCCTTGCTTATTCGCACACACAAACAACAGACATCGCAACAA GTTACGACCGTGACAAAAGTGGTTCGGGAAGTATCGCACATGGAACCGGACACCGGAGCCGTCAGTTACATGTCAATGCCATTGATGCCACAAGAATATCAGCACGGTGATTCCCGATACCCAGCTGACCCGTACATGGTCAGTTTTGATCATTATGACTCCTCCTTGGGTTATTCGGCTCAACCGGGTTATCCTGGTACACACGGCATGTACATGCCGCAATCACATTCTCCTCACAGCCCACATAGTCCATCGGACCACAGTCGAGCTTCACCACCGCTCG ACGAAGGGAAACTTCCATACGGTTGGGTTTGGCCCGTTGGTTACGGGCCGCCCGGAACGGTCGGGCCGGTCTCGTTATCCGGTGAGGTTACCGCATACGACGAAGGTCATCCAGCATCGATGACCGGAGCTATACCAGTGGAGGTATTCGAAGAGGAAGTTCACCTTCAACGACTCCATCCCCGTCATCAAGTTCCTGGGATGGGTAGCCCGCTGGAGGACGACCAAAAATCCATGCGATGGAGAGACCCGAATCTTTCCGAAGTCATTGGCTTCCTCAGCAACCCTAATAACGTTATAAAAGCAAATGCCGCTGCGTATCTTCAGCATCTCTGTTACATGGACGATCCGAACAAACAGAAAACACGAAGTATGGGCGGAATTCCACCGTTGGTCGCTTTACTCGACCACGATAGTCCCGACGTTTACAGAAATGCGTGTGGTGCCCTTCGGAATCTTTCTTACGGCCGGCAAAACGACGAAAACAAACGCGCCATCAAAAGTGCCGGCGGTGTTCCTGCACTTATTAATCTGTTGCGTAAAACCTCCGATGCCGATATCAAAGAATTGGTCACTGGCGTATTGTGGAATCTCTCATCTTGCGAA GATTTAAAAAGGTCTATAATAGACGATGGTGTTACGATGGTCgtcaataatataataattccacaCAGTGGATGGGATCCAAGTTCTTCGAATGGTGAAACATGCTGGTCGACTGTATTCAGAAATGCATCCGGCGTACTTAGGAACGTATCGAGCGCGGGTGAAtacgcgagaaaaaaattacgggAATGCGACGGTCTCGTCGACGCACTTTTATATGTAGTACGTTCGgccatcgaaaaatcaaatatcgGCAACAAAATCGTCGAGAACTGCGTTTGCATTCTACGAAACTTGAGCTATCGATGTCAAGAAGTCGAAGATCCGAACTATGACAAGCATCCTATACAATCCACCGTACAGACAAGAATGACAGCTCCTGTCAAAG gcgaaaatttgggcTGTTTCGGTGgtagcaaaaagaaaaaagagggccAACAAACACAGAAAGAAACGACAACTTCGAGAACAACGAGTCCAAGAACTGAGCCTATAAAAGGAATGGAACTTTTATGGCAGCCGGATGTGGTGCAGTCGTATTTGAGCCTCTTGCAGACTTGCTCCAACCCTGAAACTCTCGAGGCAGCTGCAGGAGCTTTGCAAAATCTTGCCGCTTGTTATTGGCAACCGAGTATCGAAATTCGAGCTGCAGTGCGAAAAGAAAAAGGCTTACCAATCTTAGTTGAACTTTTGAGAATGGAG GTCGATCGAGTGGTGTGTGCGGTAGCAACGGCACTTCGAAATCTTGCAATAGATCAACGAAACAAGGAGCTTATAGGAAAATACGCAATGAGGGATCTCATTCAGAAATTACCCTCTGGCAATAATCAGCACGATCAAGGAACGAGCGACGATACAATCGCCGCGGTACTCGCGACTTTAAACGAGGTCATTAAGAAAAATGCGGAATTCTCCCGATCGTTACTGGATGCGGGTGGGGTCGAAAGGTTAATGAACATCACGAAGCAACGACAAAAATATACTCCAAGAGTTCTCAAATTCGCCG GACAAGTATTATTCACAATGTGGCAACATCAAGAACTCCGAGACGTTTACAAAAAGCATGGTTGGAAGGAACAAGATTTCGTGACAAAAACACTGGCCGCTCGAAATTCTGGCCCGAATTCGCCTAACAATGCTAACAG TTATGATTGCAGCACTCTTAATCGACCTATGGCCAGTCAAGGGAGTACACGATACGAGGACCGGACGATTCAGAGGACGAATATGAATTCGAATAACGTTGGTCGGCCTGCAATATATCAATCG CAAAATGAAGATCTCGCAATATCGGATGCGCAGTACCAAAAGCCAGGATATCACGGACCGCCTCCCGGAGGCGTTTGTGTGTTTCCCATCAACCCT CAACCAAGGCCCGGAGAGCCATTGTATGCTCAAGTAAACatggagaagaagaagaagagacaATACGAGCTGGGAATAAACCAAAGTCAAAGTCCGGTCGGACAACAACAAAGCGGAATGGGTGAAATTGGTAACGTAATTATTGGATCGCAGTGGCCCGACGACAACGCCAGTATGCGGGAACACTCAATAGCCACTGTAAATGTGCCTACGAGCTCAACCACTGCCGGTGATTCATGGGTATAA
- the p120ctn gene encoding catenin delta-2 isoform X5: protein MPQYTGQSETDYNGSNGQTDTHSLHSSHLSMQEDPLLIRTHKQQTSQQVTTVTKVVREVSHMEPDTGAVSYMSMPLMPQEYQHGDSRYPADPYMVSFDHYDSSLGYSAQPGYPGTHGMYMPQSHSPHSPHSPSDHSRASPPLEYMRKGAPYSEGAYNDVDPTLNPALQDHYRITPSPGGAGEQYDRVSNSWNMDDSGEPSQHPNDEGKLPYGWVWPVGYGPPGTVGPVSLSGEVTAYDEGHPASMTGAIPVEVFEEEVHLQRLHPRHQVPGMGSPLEDDQKSMRWRDPNLSEVIGFLSNPNNVIKANAAAYLQHLCYMDDPNKQKTRSMGGIPPLVALLDHDSPDVYRNACGALRNLSYGRQNDENKRAIKSAGGVPALINLLRKTSDADIKELVTGVLWNLSSCEDLKRSIIDDGVTMVVNNIIIPHSGWDPSSSNGETCWSTVFRNASGVLRNVSSAGEYARKKLRECDGLVDALLYVVRSAIEKSNIGNKIVENCVCILRNLSYRCQEVEDPNYDKHPIQSTVQTRMTAPVKGENLGCFGGSKKKKEGQQTQKETTTSRTTSPRTEPIKGMELLWQPDVVQSYLSLLQTCSNPETLEAAAGALQNLAACYWQPSIEIRAAVRKEKGLPILVELLRMEVDRVVCAVATALRNLAIDQRNKELIGKYAMRDLIQKLPSGNNQHDQGTSDDTIAAVLATLNEVIKKNAEFSRSLLDAGGVERLMNITKQRQKYTPRVLKFAGQVLFTMWQHQELRDVYKKHGWKEQDFVTKTLAARNSGPNSPNNANSYDCSTLNRPMASQGSTRYEDRTIQRTNMNSNNVGRPAIYQSQNEDLAISDAQYQKPGYHGPPPGGVCVFPINPQPRPGEPLYAQVNMEKKKKRQYELGINQSQSPVGQQQSGMGEIGNVIIGSQWPDDNASMREHSIATVNVPTSSTTAGDSWV from the exons ATGCCCCAGTATAC TGGACAGAGTGAAACGGATTACAATGGCAGCAACGGTCAAACGGACACGCATTCATTGCATTCATCCCACTTATCGATGCAGGAGGATCCCTTGCTTATTCGCACACACAAACAACAGACATCGCAACAA GTTACGACCGTGACAAAAGTGGTTCGGGAAGTATCGCACATGGAACCGGACACCGGAGCCGTCAGTTACATGTCAATGCCATTGATGCCACAAGAATATCAGCACGGTGATTCCCGATACCCAGCTGACCCGTACATGGTCAGTTTTGATCATTATGACTCCTCCTTGGGTTATTCGGCTCAACCGGGTTATCCTGGTACACACGGCATGTACATGCCGCAATCACATTCTCCTCACAGCCCACATAGTCCATCGGACCACAGTCGAGCTTCACCACCGCTCG aataCATGAGAAAAGGAGCCCCTTATTCCGAAGGAGCTTATAACGACGTGGATCCAACGCTGAATCCAGCCTTGCAAGATCATTACCGTATTACACCGAGTCCCGGAGGTGCCGGAGAACAATACG ATCGCGTGAGTAATTCGTGGAACATGGACGACTCGGGGGAACCGTCACAGCATCCTAACG ACGAAGGGAAACTTCCATACGGTTGGGTTTGGCCCGTTGGTTACGGGCCGCCCGGAACGGTCGGGCCGGTCTCGTTATCCGGTGAGGTTACCGCATACGACGAAGGTCATCCAGCATCGATGACCGGAGCTATACCAGTGGAGGTATTCGAAGAGGAAGTTCACCTTCAACGACTCCATCCCCGTCATCAAGTTCCTGGGATGGGTAGCCCGCTGGAGGACGACCAAAAATCCATGCGATGGAGAGACCCGAATCTTTCCGAAGTCATTGGCTTCCTCAGCAACCCTAATAACGTTATAAAAGCAAATGCCGCTGCGTATCTTCAGCATCTCTGTTACATGGACGATCCGAACAAACAGAAAACACGAAGTATGGGCGGAATTCCACCGTTGGTCGCTTTACTCGACCACGATAGTCCCGACGTTTACAGAAATGCGTGTGGTGCCCTTCGGAATCTTTCTTACGGCCGGCAAAACGACGAAAACAAACGCGCCATCAAAAGTGCCGGCGGTGTTCCTGCACTTATTAATCTGTTGCGTAAAACCTCCGATGCCGATATCAAAGAATTGGTCACTGGCGTATTGTGGAATCTCTCATCTTGCGAA GATTTAAAAAGGTCTATAATAGACGATGGTGTTACGATGGTCgtcaataatataataattccacaCAGTGGATGGGATCCAAGTTCTTCGAATGGTGAAACATGCTGGTCGACTGTATTCAGAAATGCATCCGGCGTACTTAGGAACGTATCGAGCGCGGGTGAAtacgcgagaaaaaaattacgggAATGCGACGGTCTCGTCGACGCACTTTTATATGTAGTACGTTCGgccatcgaaaaatcaaatatcgGCAACAAAATCGTCGAGAACTGCGTTTGCATTCTACGAAACTTGAGCTATCGATGTCAAGAAGTCGAAGATCCGAACTATGACAAGCATCCTATACAATCCACCGTACAGACAAGAATGACAGCTCCTGTCAAAG gcgaaaatttgggcTGTTTCGGTGgtagcaaaaagaaaaaagagggccAACAAACACAGAAAGAAACGACAACTTCGAGAACAACGAGTCCAAGAACTGAGCCTATAAAAGGAATGGAACTTTTATGGCAGCCGGATGTGGTGCAGTCGTATTTGAGCCTCTTGCAGACTTGCTCCAACCCTGAAACTCTCGAGGCAGCTGCAGGAGCTTTGCAAAATCTTGCCGCTTGTTATTGGCAACCGAGTATCGAAATTCGAGCTGCAGTGCGAAAAGAAAAAGGCTTACCAATCTTAGTTGAACTTTTGAGAATGGAG GTCGATCGAGTGGTGTGTGCGGTAGCAACGGCACTTCGAAATCTTGCAATAGATCAACGAAACAAGGAGCTTATAGGAAAATACGCAATGAGGGATCTCATTCAGAAATTACCCTCTGGCAATAATCAGCACGATCAAGGAACGAGCGACGATACAATCGCCGCGGTACTCGCGACTTTAAACGAGGTCATTAAGAAAAATGCGGAATTCTCCCGATCGTTACTGGATGCGGGTGGGGTCGAAAGGTTAATGAACATCACGAAGCAACGACAAAAATATACTCCAAGAGTTCTCAAATTCGCCG GACAAGTATTATTCACAATGTGGCAACATCAAGAACTCCGAGACGTTTACAAAAAGCATGGTTGGAAGGAACAAGATTTCGTGACAAAAACACTGGCCGCTCGAAATTCTGGCCCGAATTCGCCTAACAATGCTAACAG TTATGATTGCAGCACTCTTAATCGACCTATGGCCAGTCAAGGGAGTACACGATACGAGGACCGGACGATTCAGAGGACGAATATGAATTCGAATAACGTTGGTCGGCCTGCAATATATCAATCG CAAAATGAAGATCTCGCAATATCGGATGCGCAGTACCAAAAGCCAGGATATCACGGACCGCCTCCCGGAGGCGTTTGTGTGTTTCCCATCAACCCT CAACCAAGGCCCGGAGAGCCATTGTATGCTCAAGTAAACatggagaagaagaagaagagacaATACGAGCTGGGAATAAACCAAAGTCAAAGTCCGGTCGGACAACAACAAAGCGGAATGGGTGAAATTGGTAACGTAATTATTGGATCGCAGTGGCCCGACGACAACGCCAGTATGCGGGAACACTCAATAGCCACTGTAAATGTGCCTACGAGCTCAACCACTGCCGGTGATTCATGGGTATAA